A stretch of Stenotrophomonas indicatrix DNA encodes these proteins:
- a CDS encoding alkaline phosphatase has protein sequence MRRSVSLLAACATTLLLGACASTAPASAPAGLKVTVAPVAHPAGETPQWWYRSGAAQAAANGAMAGKAKNVILFLGDGMSLTTVAASRIYEGQQKGGSGEENLLSWERFPATAFSKTYNTDSQTPDSAGTMTAITTGVKTHMGAIGVSAGSRTDCADSLSKGLLTWLQLADSAGLATGVVSTARLTHATPAATYAHSPERNWENDTDLTEAAKAAGCKDIAQQLLSTSRYGRGPLVALGGGRGEFTTVEERDPEYDDKVGQRLDGRSLVQEWQQAHPQGAYVWNSKQLQAAANAPAILGLFEPDHMRYEYERPQDPAGEPSLAELTAAAIKNLSRHQEGYVLMIEGARIDHANHSGNAYRALTETVALSDAVRVANELTSADDTLIIVTADHSHTLNFVGYPARGNPILGKVKDKGGEDGAGKLDYALDGNGQPYTTLSYANGPGHTGTSNQQPAGPKRYPHNPSSFEPANGRPNLHDVDTEHPDYMQEALVPMKSESHGGEDVGIWARGPGSKAIRGTLEQNAIYHMIVQATPALRDRLCQAGTCDDKGVPVELPAPATFERKAEAK, from the coding sequence ATGCGCCGTTCCGTCTCCCTGTTGGCCGCCTGCGCCACGACCCTGCTGCTCGGCGCCTGCGCCAGCACCGCTCCCGCGTCCGCCCCGGCCGGCCTGAAGGTCACCGTTGCCCCCGTCGCCCACCCGGCCGGTGAAACCCCGCAGTGGTGGTACCGCAGCGGCGCTGCGCAGGCAGCGGCGAACGGCGCGATGGCAGGCAAGGCCAAGAACGTCATCCTGTTTCTGGGTGACGGCATGAGCCTGACCACCGTGGCCGCCTCGCGCATCTACGAAGGCCAGCAGAAGGGTGGCTCGGGTGAAGAAAACCTGCTGTCGTGGGAGCGTTTCCCCGCCACCGCGTTCAGCAAGACCTACAACACCGATTCGCAGACCCCGGATTCGGCCGGCACCATGACCGCCATCACCACCGGCGTGAAGACCCACATGGGTGCGATCGGCGTCAGTGCCGGCAGCCGCACCGACTGCGCCGACAGCCTGTCCAAGGGCCTGCTGACCTGGCTGCAGCTGGCCGACAGCGCCGGCCTGGCCACTGGCGTGGTCTCCACTGCGCGCCTGACCCACGCCACGCCGGCCGCAACCTATGCGCATTCGCCCGAGCGCAACTGGGAGAACGACACCGACCTGACCGAGGCGGCCAAGGCCGCCGGCTGCAAGGACATCGCCCAGCAGCTGCTGTCGACCTCGCGTTACGGCCGCGGCCCGCTGGTCGCCCTGGGCGGTGGTCGCGGTGAGTTCACCACCGTGGAAGAGCGCGACCCCGAGTACGACGACAAAGTCGGCCAGCGCCTGGACGGCCGCAGCCTGGTGCAGGAATGGCAGCAGGCGCACCCGCAGGGCGCCTACGTCTGGAACAGCAAGCAGCTGCAGGCCGCCGCCAACGCTCCGGCGATCCTCGGCCTGTTCGAGCCCGACCACATGCGCTACGAATACGAACGCCCGCAGGACCCGGCCGGTGAGCCGAGCCTGGCCGAGCTGACCGCTGCGGCGATCAAGAACCTGTCGCGCCATCAGGAAGGCTACGTGCTGATGATCGAAGGCGCGCGCATCGACCACGCCAACCACAGCGGTAACGCCTACCGTGCGCTGACCGAAACCGTGGCCCTGTCCGATGCCGTGCGCGTGGCCAACGAGCTGACCTCGGCCGATGACACCCTGATCATCGTCACCGCCGATCATTCGCACACCCTGAACTTCGTCGGCTACCCGGCCCGCGGCAATCCGATCCTGGGCAAGGTGAAGGACAAGGGTGGCGAAGACGGCGCCGGCAAGCTCGACTACGCGCTGGATGGCAACGGCCAGCCGTACACCACCCTGAGCTACGCCAACGGCCCCGGCCATACCGGCACCAGCAACCAGCAGCCGGCCGGTCCGAAGCGTTACCCGCACAACCCCAGCAGCTTCGAGCCGGCCAACGGCCGCCCGAACCTGCACGACGTCGATACCGAGCATCCCGACTACATGCAGGAAGCGCTGGTACCGATGAAGTCCGAGTCGCATGGTGGCGAGGACGTCGGCATCTGGGCACGCGGCCCGGGCAGCAAGGCGATCCGCGGCACCCTGGAGCAGAACGCGATCTACCACATGATCGTGCAGGCCACCCCGGCCCTGCGCGATCGCCTGTGTCAGGCCGGCACCTGCGACGACAAGGGCGTACCGGTGGAACTGCCGGCACCGGCCACCTTCGAACGCAAGGCCGAGGCCAAGTGA